In Synergistaceae bacterium, a genomic segment contains:
- the nudC gene encoding NAD(+) diphosphatase — MPGGYETAGLREMWGLGDEALFQAAGTAFQMMDWRRNCRYCPRCASQMTPTDEGRAYGCPSCSYVSYPVLCPAVIVAVVRDGKLLLARGTRFPPGRYSVLAGFVEPGESLEETVERELFEEVGIRVKDIKYFGSQPWPFPHSLMLGFTAQWAEGELAPDGVEIADADWFTPEDMPEIPPSISISRRLIDHWLSGALS; from the coding sequence ATGCCCGGGGGCTATGAGACAGCGGGGCTGCGCGAGATGTGGGGCCTTGGCGATGAAGCGCTTTTTCAGGCTGCGGGTACGGCCTTCCAGATGATGGACTGGCGGCGCAACTGCCGCTACTGTCCGCGTTGCGCTTCGCAGATGACTCCGACGGACGAGGGGCGGGCCTACGGCTGTCCAAGCTGCAGCTACGTCTCCTACCCGGTGCTCTGCCCCGCTGTGATCGTGGCGGTGGTCCGCGACGGCAAGCTGTTGCTGGCCAGAGGAACGCGCTTCCCCCCCGGAAGATACAGTGTGCTCGCAGGCTTCGTGGAGCCGGGGGAGAGTCTGGAGGAGACGGTGGAGCGCGAGCTATTCGAGGAGGTGGGCATCAGGGTGAAGGATATCAAGTACTTCGGCAGCCAGCCGTGGCCCTTCCCTCACTCGCTGATGCTGGGCTTCACCGCGCAATGGGCCGAGGGAGAGCTGGCCCCGGACGGTGTGGAGATAGCCGACGCCGACTGGTTCACTCCGGAGGACATGCCGGAGATACCACCGTCTATCAGCATATCGCGCAGGCTTATCGACCACTGGCTGTCCGGGGCCCTGTCATGA
- the tpx gene encoding thiol peroxidase, with product MERRGITTMKGNPITLVGPGLKPGNKAPDFLVLDKDLAPKTLMDYAGKTKVISVTPSLDTPVCDLQIHWFNEDAAKQPKDVVVLNISMDLPFAITRFCATGGINNAIALSDHRDASFGTNWGVLMKELRLLARSIFIVDKEDVVRYIQIVPEQIAEPDYEAAIAALKEL from the coding sequence ATGGAAAGAAGAGGAATCACGACGATGAAGGGCAACCCGATCACCCTTGTCGGCCCCGGGCTTAAGCCGGGGAACAAAGCGCCGGATTTCCTGGTGCTCGATAAAGACCTTGCGCCGAAGACGCTGATGGACTATGCAGGGAAGACCAAGGTCATCTCCGTCACTCCGTCGCTTGACACGCCGGTGTGCGATCTCCAGATCCACTGGTTCAACGAGGACGCGGCGAAGCAGCCCAAGGACGTGGTGGTGCTGAACATCTCGATGGACCTGCCGTTCGCGATCACCCGATTCTGCGCCACCGGAGGGATCAACAACGCCATCGCACTGTCGGACCACAGGGACGCGTCCTTCGGGACGAACTGGGGCGTGCTGATGAAGGAGCTGCGCCTGCTGGCCCGCTCCATATTCATCGTCGACAAGGAGGACGTAGTGCGCTACATTCAGATCGTCCCGGAGCAGATAGCGGAGCCGGACTACGAGGCGGCGATCGCCGCGCTGAAGGAGCTGTAG
- a CDS encoding type II toxin-antitoxin system YafQ family toxin, with product MRSVRQTAAFKRDFKRESKGPSRLILKERLLGVISALAIGEPLDPSYRDHSLGGNWRGHRECHIAPDLLLLYHLSDETLTLVRLGSHAKLFGL from the coding sequence ATGCGATCCGTTAGACAGACGGCTGCGTTCAAGCGCGACTTCAAACGGGAGAGCAAGGGGCCTTCGCGGTTAATCCTCAAGGAACGTCTTTTGGGCGTCATCTCAGCGCTGGCGATCGGGGAACCTCTTGATCCGTCGTATCGTGATCATTCTCTCGGGGGGAACTGGCGAGGTCATAGAGAGTGTCACATAGCTCCGGATTTGTTGTTGCTATACCACCTATCCGATGAAACCCTTACCCTGGTGCGCCTTGGAAGCCATGCGAAGCTTTTCGGGCTGTGA
- a CDS encoding type II toxin-antitoxin system RelB/DinJ family antitoxin, which produces MGERVTKTKRHGYRSVNVRLSARDKELAESIFRKVGLTPTEAIRLFYRQTINTGGIPFGLVLPKETLAAMREAESGTAEELSLDDLKAELDAIR; this is translated from the coding sequence ATGGGTGAACGAGTTACAAAAACCAAGCGTCACGGATACCGCAGCGTCAACGTTCGGCTGTCCGCCCGAGACAAGGAGCTGGCGGAGAGTATCTTCAGGAAGGTCGGTTTGACTCCCACGGAGGCGATACGGCTGTTCTACCGGCAGACCATCAACACGGGAGGCATCCCCTTCGGACTCGTTTTGCCGAAAGAGACCCTGGCGGCAATGCGCGAGGCCGAGTCCGGCACGGCGGAGGAACTGTCGCTGGACGATCTGAAAGCCGAGTTGGATGCGATCCGTTAG